In a genomic window of Halorussus salilacus:
- a CDS encoding glycosyltransferase family 87 protein: MSESPSPPSPPSPGGASPASSPPPRPARVVLLAGILLGLAGVWTTFARHPQLVGVDLKVYYVAAETALAGGDFYAASPEGHPYSYVYPPVTLPAFYPYALLGGWRAAFAVHTLLNVACALGVGVLLVRFVERHRGSSLPGVDRALVIGYVALSLHSVPSILYGETNFPLALALVAGFWWLEETGEPTKAGVAFAVPAVVKLFPAAVGLWLLRRRSWRAVAAATATGVGAFAVGAAAFGVETHLTYVRTALLPRLSGEEFVGGLDASAQLVTLRRPISVLFPSLPESAYGLLAFALLAPVVAYCYRRVETPTQRLVGVFATLAAMVVGFPSLLVYFAFLFFPLIPLLYLLEPGTPRKLFAAGAFVANFAFTATTAGALVTATPIPDATLALLDPALTLATPPLYGTVLMLAGCVLAVRRTASTPAHPS, translated from the coding sequence CGCGTCCCCGGCCTCGTCTCCGCCCCCGCGCCCCGCCCGCGTCGTCCTCCTCGCGGGCATTCTGCTCGGTCTCGCGGGCGTCTGGACCACGTTCGCGCGCCACCCCCAGCTCGTCGGCGTCGACCTGAAGGTGTACTACGTCGCGGCCGAGACCGCGCTCGCGGGCGGGGACTTCTACGCCGCCTCGCCCGAGGGCCACCCCTACAGCTACGTCTACCCGCCGGTCACGCTCCCGGCGTTCTACCCCTACGCCCTGCTGGGGGGATGGCGGGCGGCGTTCGCGGTCCACACCCTGCTCAACGTCGCGTGCGCGCTCGGCGTGGGAGTCCTCCTCGTCCGGTTCGTCGAGCGCCACCGCGGCTCGTCCCTCCCCGGAGTCGACCGCGCGCTCGTGATCGGCTACGTCGCGCTGTCGTTGCACTCGGTGCCCTCGATACTGTACGGCGAGACGAACTTCCCGCTCGCGCTCGCGCTGGTCGCGGGCTTCTGGTGGCTGGAGGAGACCGGCGAGCCGACGAAGGCGGGGGTCGCGTTCGCGGTCCCGGCGGTCGTCAAGCTGTTCCCCGCCGCGGTCGGTCTGTGGCTGCTCCGCCGGAGGTCGTGGCGCGCGGTCGCGGCCGCGACCGCGACCGGGGTCGGCGCGTTCGCGGTCGGCGCGGCCGCTTTCGGCGTCGAGACCCACCTGACCTACGTCCGGACTGCCCTGCTCCCGCGGCTCTCGGGCGAGGAGTTCGTCGGCGGCCTCGACGCCAGCGCCCAGCTCGTGACCCTGCGCCGTCCCATCTCGGTGCTGTTCCCGTCGTTGCCGGAGTCGGCCTACGGACTCCTCGCGTTCGCCCTGCTCGCGCCCGTGGTCGCGTACTGCTACCGCCGGGTCGAGACGCCGACCCAGCGGCTGGTCGGGGTCTTCGCCACGCTGGCCGCGATGGTCGTGGGCTTTCCCTCGCTTCTGGTCTACTTCGCGTTCCTCTTTTTCCCCCTGATCCCGCTCCTCTACCTGCTGGAGCCGGGCACCCCCCGGAAGCTGTTCGCCGCGGGCGCGTTCGTCGCCAACTTCGCGTTCACCGCGACGACGGCCGGGGCGCTCGTGACCGCGACCCCGATTCCCGACGCGACGCTCGCGCTGCTCGACCCCGCGCTGACGCTGGCGACCCCGCCGCTCTACGGGACGGTCCTGATGCTCGCCGGTTGCGTCCTCGCGGTCAGAAGAACAGCATCCACGCCAGCACACCCATCGTGA